The Pigmentiphaga aceris DNA segment CGGCAATGCGCAACTGCTGGAGCTGTTCACGCATTTCGACGACATCGCCGCGTTGTCCAAGAGCTGGACCCAGACGGCCGACGCCATCGCCAAGCGCCTTCCCGTCTGGCGACATCTGGAACAGCTGCTTCGCCACGCGAAGGCCCTGGGGCCGTACGCTGCCTTGAAGGCCGAGCGTGATGCCATCGAAGCACAGCGCAGCCTGCTGGCCGAACCGGACCCAGTAAGGCCATTGCTCGATAAGGCCGTGGACCTGTTGCGCCAGGCGCTAAAGGCCAAGCTCGATGTGTTCGCGCAGACCCATGCGCAGCAACAGGCCCTGCTCAACGCGGACCCAGACTGGGCCAAGCTCAAAGATGCCCAACGTGTCGCCTTGACCGAGGTACACCATCTGGCCGCGCCTCCGGTCGTGGCCTTGGGCACGGCCGAGTTGCTGCAAGACGCACTGGACGGCTGCGACCTGGACCACTGGGTCTCCAGGGCGCAGGCGCTTCCCAGCCGTTTTGAGGCGGCTCGCCATGCGGCGGTGCACTTGCTCAAGCCCAACGTGGTTCAAGTGAGCATTCCACGGCGAACGCTCAACGACGCGGCTGAGCTCAAAGTCTGGTTGAAGGAAGTCGAGTTCTTGGTTGAACAGGCTTTGCAGAAAGGTCCGGTTTCCCTATGAGCGCTACCACTGCCGCAGCAACACTGCCAAAGCCTCTGCGCACCCAGCTTGAAAACACCGTCAAGTCAGCCCGTGACGTCGCTGAGAGGGGTGCCCGTGCTGCGCTCAGCCAACTGGCCGTGGGCGAAGCCAAAGCCCCCGACTACCTGACCGACGAGCTCAAAGCCTTGCGCCGCCGCCTGCGCGCCCATGGCCGCGCCCTGGGCGATGCCAAGGCAGCAGACGACACGCAAGGCCTGCAGCACTTGATCTGGGAAGTGGCTTACGAGCACTGGCACCGTATGCTGTTCGCCCGCTTCCTGGCAGAGAATGGCCTGCTGCTTTGGGAGCCGGGCGCGGCGGTTTCGCTGGACGACTGCGAAGCCTTGGTGCAGGAAGCCGACCCGGCGATGAACCTGGGTGCCAAGACCAAGTGGGAGCTGGCCGGCAAGTTGGCTGCCCGCATGCTGCCGCAAGTTTTCAAGCCGCAGAGCCCGGTGTTCGAGCTGGCTTTCGCGCCCGAGCACCAGCGCGAACTGGAACGCCTGCTGGCCGCGCTGCCGCCCGAGGTGTTCAAGGCCAGCGACAGCCTGGGCTGGGTCTACCAGTTCTGGCAGGCAAAACGCAAAGACGAGATCAACGCCTCGGAGGTGAAGATTGGCGCCGACGAGCTGCCCGCTGTCACCCAGCTCTTCACAGAGCCCTATATGGTGGACTTTTTGCTCCACAACTCGCTGGGTGCCTGGTGGGTGACACGTTATCCCGGACAGGCCTGCCCGGTGCCGCTGACCTACCTACGCACGGTGGAAGACGGCACGCCCGCCGCCGGTAAATTCGAAGGCTGGCCCGACCGGCTGCAAGACTTTACCTTGCTCGACCCCTGCTGCGGCTCGGGCCACTTTCTGGTGGCAGCGTTCCTGCTGCTGGTGCCCATGCGCATGGCCTCCGAGAAACTGAACGCGATGGAAGCAGTGGATGCCGTGCTGGCCGACAACCTGCACGGCCTGGAGCTGGATGCCCGCTGCGTTGAAATAGCAGTCTTCGCGCTGGCACTGGCGGCCTGGCGCTTTCCGGACGAGAACGGCGACCCGCTGGGCGTGCGCGCTGACATGCCCCCGCCGCAAGTAGCCTGCTGTGGCCTGAAGGTGGCAGCAAAGCCCGAGGATTGGATGGCCTTGGTGCCCGACGACGCACCCAACGCCGCCTATGTGCGGCAGGAACTGCGATTGTTGCACTCCAGCTTCGCCCAGGCGCCGCTATTGGGCAGCCTGCTGGACCCGGCGCGCAGCCTGAAGAACGACCTCGCCACGTCGAGCTTCGAGACCTTGCGTGCATTGCTGGAGCGTGCGCTGGCGACGGAGCGCCCGCCCACGCTGTGGGGCCAGGCCAACGAGTTGCAGGACGACAACTGGGATCTGGCGCTCACCGCCAAGGGTTTGCTGGAAGCGGCCCGGCTACTGGATGGTCGCTACCACTTGGTAGCGACCAACGTACCATACCTTGCGCGAGGCAAGCAGCACGACACGCTTAGAGATTACTGCGAGACCCATTATCCAGAAGCCAAGAACGACCTGGCCAACGTCTTCTTGGAGCGCTGCCTGGAGCTATGCCGCGACCAGCGGGCTGGCGCGGTGCAGGTCGTAATTCCTCAGAACTGGCTGTTTCTCGCTGGTTACCAGAAGCAACGCGAATCATTGCTCAAACGCGTTCAGTGGAATCTCCTAGCCCGATTGGGACCTGGGGCGTTCGAGACCATCAGCGGCGAGGTGGTTCAGGCAGTCTTGCTCACCCAAACCAAAGCCCTGGCGCCGGAGGACTTTCAACTGCGAGGTGTGGACGTTAGCGAGCCGAAGGGGGCAATAGGAAAGGCACAGCTACTGCGCAAAGGTAACGTAGTGGCGCTGCGCCAGAGGGGGCAGTTGAGCAATCCCGATGCGCGTATCACTTTGGACGAGCGCGCGACTGGAAAACTTCTTTCAGCAATCGCCACGGCATACCTTGGGTTGGGAACCGGTGACTTTGAGCGGTTCGGTAGGACGTTTTGGGAGACTGGGGCACCGGCTGGAACGGAATGGAGCTACCTGCAATGTTCACCGTTAGCCGCAGGGGCGTTTGAAGGCCTATCGAATTTGGTCGCGTGGGATTTTTCAGCCATGCGGGTGAGCGGCATGGACGCACTGCACCGCGAACGGATTCACAACCAGGACCAAAGTGGTCAACAAGCCTGGGGCCGGCGAGGAGTGTCCATCGCACTAATGCGTGACCTCAAAGCTTCGCTCTACCAGGGGCAACGCTTCGATAAATCTCAAGCTGTCATTGTTCCCCACAAAGATGAGTACCTAAGCGCTATCTGGGCCTTTTGTCAGAGT contains these protein-coding regions:
- a CDS encoding Eco57I restriction-modification methylase domain-containing protein — encoded protein: MSATTAAATLPKPLRTQLENTVKSARDVAERGARAALSQLAVGEAKAPDYLTDELKALRRRLRAHGRALGDAKAADDTQGLQHLIWEVAYEHWHRMLFARFLAENGLLLWEPGAAVSLDDCEALVQEADPAMNLGAKTKWELAGKLAARMLPQVFKPQSPVFELAFAPEHQRELERLLAALPPEVFKASDSLGWVYQFWQAKRKDEINASEVKIGADELPAVTQLFTEPYMVDFLLHNSLGAWWVTRYPGQACPVPLTYLRTVEDGTPAAGKFEGWPDRLQDFTLLDPCCGSGHFLVAAFLLLVPMRMASEKLNAMEAVDAVLADNLHGLELDARCVEIAVFALALAAWRFPDENGDPLGVRADMPPPQVACCGLKVAAKPEDWMALVPDDAPNAAYVRQELRLLHSSFAQAPLLGSLLDPARSLKNDLATSSFETLRALLERALATERPPTLWGQANELQDDNWDLALTAKGLLEAARLLDGRYHLVATNVPYLARGKQHDTLRDYCETHYPEAKNDLANVFLERCLELCRDQRAGAVQVVIPQNWLFLAGYQKQRESLLKRVQWNLLARLGPGAFETISGEVVQAVLLTQTKALAPEDFQLRGVDVSEPKGAIGKAQLLRKGNVVALRQRGQLSNPDARITLDERATGKLLSAIATAYLGLGTGDFERFGRTFWETGAPAGTEWSYLQCSPLAAGAFEGLSNLVAWDFSAMRVSGMDALHRERIHNQDQSGQQAWGRRGVSIALMRDLKASLYQGQRFDKSQAVIVPHKDEYLSAIWAFCQSPVFNEEVRKIEQKVIVTNATLVKVPFDLSHWQQVAAERYSDGLPKPYSDDPTQWLFHGHPRPATVPLQAAVARLTGYRWPAETDTAMELADEARTWIARCKKLAEHTDDDGIVCLPSVRGETPAHDRLLKLLIAAWETAQPGSWKPAVLDKLLADADCAGKGLDVWLREKFFEQHAKRFNHRPFIWHVWDGLKDGFAALVNYHQFDHKKLERLIHTYLGDWIRQQEAGVRDGIDGAQQRLAAAQDLKRRLELILEGESDGKTGHDIFVRWKPLVEQPIGWNPDLNDGVRLNIRPFMTAEVLRHNKKPKLNITWDKDRGKDVESAPWFKVFGGERINDHHLTRAEKTAAREARRG